In the Gossypium arboreum isolate Shixiya-1 chromosome 10, ASM2569848v2, whole genome shotgun sequence genome, one interval contains:
- the LOC128281843 gene encoding cysteine-rich receptor-like protein kinase 26 — translation MATEISRTVLFHFLFSGLTFTFLVTLAISSDPYLLHSCANNTGNYTANSAYERDLNTIFKQITSITKSNYGFYNKKVGEVNAMALCRADVKLDVCTGCLNETISRVKLDCPNNKEAIGWSANCTLRYSNTNLSEKLEINPQTCPYNTGSTADEYFQLRLGELLSDLRNKAAAGGALLKYAAGDSSLRASERLYALVQCTPDLSEGDCNHCLDKAATDGIRWCCLKQRGCRVLSPSCNLRFETYPCCSYRVGSV, via the coding sequence ATGGCAACGGAAATTTCAAGAACAGTACTGTTTCACTTCTTGTTTTCAGGTTTAACATTTACATTCCTCGTTACTCTTGCCATTTCCTCCGACCCTTATTTACTGCATTCTTGTGCAAACAACACCGGCAACTACACCGCCAATAGTGCTTACGAGCGTGACCTCAATACCATCTTCAAACAGATCACCTCTATTACGAAATCGAATTACGGATTTTACAACAAGAAAGTAGGCGAAGTCAACGCCATGGCACTTTGCAGAGCAGATGTTAAGCTAGATGTTTGCACTGGTTGTTTAAATGAAACTATATCAAGGGTCAAGCTGGATTGTCCTAACAACAAAGAAGCCATCGGATGGTCTGCGAATTGCACGTTACGGTACTCGAACACAAACCTCTCCGAGAAGTTGGAAATTAATCCTCAAACCTGTCCATATAATACAGGATCTACGGCTGATGAGTACTTTCAGCTCAGACTCGGAGAGTTGTTGAGTGACCTGCGTAATAAAGCAGCAGCAGGGGGTGCTCTTCTTAAATACGCAGCAGGTGACTCGTCGCTCAGGGCTTCGGAAAGGTTATACGCTCTAGTGCAGTGCACTCCTGATTTGTCTGAGGGAGACTGCAATCATTGTCTTGATAAGGCGGCAACTGACGGGATTCGGTGGTGTTGCCTTAAGCAGAGGGGATGCCGGGTCCTTAGTCCTAGCTGTAACTTGAGGTTCGAAACATATCCCTGTTGTTCCTATAGGGtaggaagcgtgtaa